The region ATAGGATGGCTATATCAATATTATAATACTGAACCTAAAGATGAGGTATTTAAAAAGTTTGGTGATAAAAATAAAGTTAATACAAAAGAAGATATTCCGGCAGCCACACAACTCTTTACTCCTGACTGGATTGTAAGATATATGGTTGAAAATTCACTAGGAAGACTATGGATTGAAGGACATCCTGATGAAGAACTGAAAGAAAACTGGAAATACTATATAGAAGATGCAAAGCAAGAAGTAGAAATAGAAGAAAAACTACAGAAAATAAAAAAAGAATATGCAGATATTAAACCACAGGATATTAAGTGCATTGATCCTTGTATTGGTTCAGGTCACATAGGGTGCTATCTTTTTGATGTACTTATACAAATATATGAATCATGTGGTTACAAGAGAAGGGATGCAGTAAAGCTTATATTAGAAAATAATATCTATGGTCTTGATATAGATGAGAGGGCAAGACAGCTTGCATATTTCTCTTTAATGATGAAGGCGAGACAGTATGACAGAAGATTTTTAAGTAGAAAAGATATTCCACAACCCAAAGTATATGCAATAGAGGAAAGCAACTTTTTTAAAACAGAGAATGGGAAAAATATTATTGAATACTTTTCAAATGGAGATAATGATTTAAAGAAGGATATAGATTCCATTATAGAAGATATGATGGATGCAAAGGAATATGGCTCTATTATAAATGTGAATCAAGTAAATTTTGAAGCTTTATATAATCGATTTGAGGATATTAAAAAAGAATTTACTATGAATCTAGATGGTGTATTAGCATTAGAACAATTATTACCACTTGTAGAGCAGGCAGAAGTTCTTTCGGATAAATATGATGTAGTAGTAACAAATCCACCATATTTAAAAGCAGATAATATTCCAACAAAACTTGCTGATTATATATATAAAAAAAATACATATGCAAAATATGATTTATATGCTGCATTTATATATAAAAGTTATTCATATTTAAAACAGAATGGAATTTTGGGAATGATAACTATGCATAACTTTATGTATGCACCAAGTTTTTTAAATATGAGGAATGAGATAAAACATTGGGATTGGATATCTTTATTACATTTAGGAAGCAGGGCATTTAGTGAAATAAGTGGAGAAGTAGTACAGACGGCAGCTTATGTAATTTCGAAAACAAATATAAAAAGAAAAATGAAAGTTGTTGATGTAACAAAATTCAATGATAGTGATTTAAAAGAAAAAGAATTCTTAAATAGAAATTGTGAAATTTATAGTTTTGATATATCTAAGATAGATATTATTCCTGGTAATGCATTTGGATATGATTTGAGCGATACTATATTGGATTTATATAAAGAAAAATTATTTTTAGGAGATTATGGAATAAGTAAAGCAGGAATTGTAACTGGGAAAGATAGTTATTTTATAAAATTTTGGCATGAAGTTAATTATAATGATATAACATTTAATCCAAATTATAATGATATAAGCTATAAATATGTTTTATTTAGTAAAGGTGGAACTTTTAATAAGTGGTATGGTAATACTCAAAATGTATTAAAATTAAGTGATTTATGGGATGATACTAAAACTAATAAATCAGTTCGTAGAGGAGATATAGATGTTTATTATAAAAAGGGTATAGGATGGTCTCAAATGGGTGGAGGTGTAAATAAGTCATATAGTCAAATTGAAAATGCCGTTTGTAAAACAACAACACCTATGTTATATCCGAACAAAAAATATTTTGAATATATTTTGGGATATTTAAATTCTAATATACCACCTCGAGTATTAAAATCGCTTAATCCAACATTAAGCATACTTACAAGTGATATTATGAATTTACCAATTATATATGATGAACAGTATGCTGAAGAAATAAAAAAGATAGTAGAAAAATCAATAGAAATTTCAAAACTACTATATTCTCAAAAAGAAGAAAATTATCAATTTCTGAAAAATCCATTATTGCTATATGGAAAAGGTAGAATTTCTGATTCTTTAAATAAATATTGTGAAAAAGTTTATAAATTAGAAAAAGAAATGTTTATTTATCAAAAACGTTTGAATGAAATTTTTAGTAATATATTTAGTATAAAGAATGTGCAAACAATAAATTTCGAAAGTTCGATAGATAAAAAAAATGAAATAATTAGATTCATGTCTTATTTCGTAGGTTGCTGTATGGGAAGATATTCTCTAGATGAAGAAGGACTTGTATTTGCTGGTGGAGAGTTTGATTCATCAAAATATACTAGTTTCAGAGCAGTTGAAGATGGCATCCTTCCAATAACAGATCAAGAGTATTTTGAAGATGATATTGTAGAGTTATTTGTTGAATTCTTAAAAATTACATTTGGAGAAGAGCATCTAAATGAAAACCTAGATTTTATAGCGTCAGAGCTTAAAGGTAAGAAGAGTGATAGTAGTAGGGAAAGAATAAGAAATTATTTCTTAAATGATTTCTATAAAGATCATTGCAAGATGTATCAAAAACTTCCTATTTATTGGCAATATGACTCTGGCAAGAATGATGCTTGTAGGGGTTTGTTTTATCTCCATAGATATGATAAAGATATGTTTGCTAGAATAAGAATCAACTATGTTTTTGAAGTGCAGGATAGATATAAGCAAGAGCTTGTAAGAGTAGAAGACACTATTGCAGAGTCAAGTGGAAATAAAAAAATAGAACTTCAGAAACGTGCAGATGCACTTAAAAAGAAAATCATAGAATCTCAACAATTTGAAGAGAAAGTCCAGCATATAGCAGATTCCTATATAGAAATAGATTTGGATGATGGAGTAAAAGAAAATTATAAAATCTTTAAGGATGTATTGGCTAAAATTAAATAGGGGAGGTGGCAGGTTTGGACTTAGAAGAAATTTTAAAAGATTTGCAGAAAAGATTCAAGGAACCCTATCCTGAATTTTATAATAGGAGAATTATCTTTTGGATGGATAGGGATAGAGAATTTGAAGATGAAATTGATAATCTTGAAATTCCAGATGTAAAAACAATAAAAATGTCTGAAAATAATAAGTTCAGAGTAAAAAAACTACTATCCTTTGATGACCAGGAGTCAGACTTTCTTGTATACTGCCCTCTTATTTTCAATGAAAAAGAAGATAATTGGATAAATGATGTTATGAGATACAGTGAGGAATTTAGGGCGGATCTTGTATCTATACAGATTGACGAAATGAATTTACCAGATAGCATTGCTATTAGAAAGTCTGTAAAAGTTTATAAGAAGTTCTTTAATGCTAAAGCAAGAAGAGAACTTATAAAGAAAAAGGCAAGTAGAATTGAAAATCCCGCACATTTAGAACTTGCTATTATGAGTGAGATTGCAGGATGTGAAATGCAGCCAGGACTTATTATCAGAGAAGTTTTGAAAGCAGGCATTGAAAATGATGAGAATGATATTTATCAGGAATTTATAAATTATGAAATAGATGAAACTTTCTGGAGAATGGTAGGACAAGGAACAGGTTATCAAAGTGAAGAAAAGAGCCTAGAAAATTTATCTATTCATATACTGCTTACTGCAGCTTCAAGAAATATAAATAAAGAAGCATTTATAGGACTTGATAATTTTATTTCCAGTCCACATGAAGCTTTTTGTTTTCAATTTGTCGAGGACTGGCTTAGAAATGCTAATGAGAAAAGGAGCATATATGAACTTGTCCGTTATGTAGAAAAAGAAATTCAACTTGATGAAAGACTGATGAATCTTGATATATCACATTTTGAGAGCAACGAAGCTTTTCCATGTGTTGATGAAATTATACTTATAAAGCTTATGACAAATATTAAAAATGATATCATAGATCCTGAAGAGATTTCAGATATATATGATAAAAGAAGAGTTGTAGCCTGGTATGAAAAGTTTAGTTCATATTATGAAGGTATTTATAACATGGGTAAAATGAAGGATTTTTATAATAAAAACCAAGCATCATTCCATATGACAAGTGCGAAGGAAGTTTGGAAATCCTATACAGATAAATTTTATTTAATGGATACCTATTATAGAAAATTTCAGAGGGCATATCAGAAAAGCCTTAGAAATTCAAATGCTAAGCTTGATGATTTATTTAAATTTACGGTAGATAGGGCTGAAGGTATATATAAGCATTGGTTCCTAGATGATCTCCTTACTAACTGGTGTAATGTTAGCGGTAAAGAGTTTGAAGAGTATGGAAAAATTTCTGAGATTAAACAGCAAGTTGACTTCTATAACAATAATATTAAAAATGCTAAGACAAAAGTCTATGTAATTATTTCAGATGCAATGCGTTATGAGGTGGCAAAAGAACTTGCTATAGAATTAAAACAGGATATGCAATGTAAGATAGAAATTGATGATATGTCGGGGATATTTCCTACTATTACACCTTTTGGAATGGCTGCATTGCTTCCTAATAATGGGCTTCAAACTGAAATTAGAAATAATAATCTCAAAGTTCTTATTGATGGCGAATCAACAGATATGCCTAATAGAGAAAAGGTTTTACAAAAGGCTAATAAGGATTCTAGAGTGCTTAAATATGACGATTTGATTCATATGAAGAGAGAAGAGAGAAAAGCTCAAGTAAAAGGTATGGAAGTTGTTTATATATATCATGATCAAATAGATGCAGCCAGCCATACATCAGATTCTAGAGTTTTCTCTGCCTGTGATAAGGCTATAGATGAAATTAAGAATCTGGTTAGAATTCTTGTGCATGAGTTTTCAGCTGTAAATATAATGATTACCTCAGATCATGGTTTCCTCTATACTTATGAAGAGTTTACTGAGGATGATAAGGTATCTAAAGAAGGCTTTAAAGGTGTTGTTGATTATGGTAGAAGGTATGCAATAATGGATGAATCTGCTAATCCAAGTTTCTTGATGCCTATAAAATTTGTTGATGAAGAATCAGGGCTTAAAGGATTTGCACCGAAACATAATATCCGTATTAAAAAGCAAGGTGGAGGAATTAACTTTGTTCATGGAGGAATCTCACTTCAGGAAATGGTTGTTCCACTAATTAGATACAGACATTTAAGAAATGATAATAAAGAATATCAGAGAAACAGGAGTAAATATGATGTTAAACCTGTGGAACTTAATATTCTTTCAACAGGAAGAAAAATTAGCAATATGATATTCAATCTGTCTTTCTATCAAAGTGAAATGCTTTCAGTAAATAGAGAAGCCGCAAATTTCCTTCTTTATTTTGTTGATGAATATGGAGAAAAAGTTTCTGATGAAGTCCGTATTATAGCTGATAAGAATACTGATAATGAGCAAGATAGAGTATTTAATGTAACATTCAACTTGAAAGCTGGAAAATATGATAATAAAAAGACTTATAACCTTGTTATCTATGAAGAGTCAGGTCAGATTCTTCCAAAGAAGATTGAGTTTGTAATAGATATTCCCTTTGCCACAGGTGAATATGATTTCTTTAGTTAAGGGGGGTGACTAGGTATGGAAGATGTAAGTTCAAGAACTGAAATAAAACAAAAACTTAGAGAAAATTTTGATGGAAAAATAGTAGCAAAAGATTTGACTAAAAAAATCAAAGAAGGGGCTAATGTTCCTGTATATGTTCTAGAGTTTTTGCTTGGGCAGTATTGTAGTAGTGATGATGAAGAAATTATTGAAAAGGGTATAGGAACAGTTAAAAAGATTATTTCAGATAACTTTGTTAGACCTGATGAAGCTCAGAAAATACTTTCTATATTAAGAGAAAAAGGTAGCTTTTCCATTATAGATAAGGTAACAGTAAAACTAAACATAAGAAAAAATAGGTATGAAGCGGAGTTTTCAAACCTAGGACTTAGTGATATTCCAGTACCAGAAGAATATCCAACAAGATATGATAGGCTTCTTTGTGGTGGTATATGGTGTATGATTCAACTTGATTATGATTATGATGAGAATGAGCAGAACAAAAATCCTATTAGCATTACAAGGCTTACACCTATTCAAATGCCACAGGTGGATATAAAAGAGCTTAAAGAAGGTAGAAGCAAATTTACAAAAGAAGAATGGATAGATGTTATGCTTCGTTCTATTGGTATGGAGCCTAATGAATTTGAAGAAAGAGAAAAATGGTTGTTGCTTACAAGATTAATTCCACTTGTGGAAAATAATTTTAATCTATGTGAATTGGGTCCCAGAAGTACAGGGAAATCTCATATTTATAAGGAGATTTCACCTAATAGTATTCTTGTGTCTGGAGGACAGACTACTGTTGCTAATCTGTTTTACAATATGGGAAGAAAGACAATCGGTCTTGTAGGACTTTGGGATTGTGTAGCATTTGATGAAGTTGCAGGAATAAAGTTCAAAGATAATGATGGTATACAGATTATGAAAGACTATATGGCATCAGGTTCTTTTGCAAGGGGAAAAGAAGAAAAAGCCGCATCGGCTTCAATGGTATTTGTAGGTAATATTAATCAAAGTGTCGATGTACTTTTGAAAACTTCCAGCCTGTTTGATCCATTTCCAGAGGAAATGGCAATAGATACAGCTTTTCTTGATAGAATGCATTGTTATCTTCCAGGTTGGGAGATCCCTAAATTTAGACCTGAGCATTTTACAAATGATTACGGTTTTATTACTGATTATCTTGCAGAATTTATGAGGGAACTTCGCAAGGATCAGTATGGAGATAGCTTAGACAAGTATTTTAGATTAGGCAAGAATCTAAATCAAAGAGATACTATTGCAGTTAGAAAAATGGTTAATGGCTATTTGAAAATTGTATATCCACATGGTGAATTTACAAAAGATGATCTTGAAGAAATACTATGCTTATCTCTTGAGATGAGAAGAAGAGTGAAGGAACAACTAAAGAAAATAGGTGGTATGGAATTTTATGATGTGAACTTCTCATATATAGATTTAGATACTTTTGAGGAAAAATATGTAGGTGTTCCTGAACAGGGAGCTGATAAACTAATTCCTGATGGTATGCTAAATCCAGGACAAGTTTATACAATTGCTAGTGGAGGAAATGGAATGATTGGTTGCTATAGATTGGAGTCTCAAATGCTTCCTGGTAATGGAAAATTTGATAGAACAGGACTTGGGACTAATCGTGAATCTAAAGAAGCAAGTAATACTGCTTTTAATTATCTTAAAGCTAATGGTAATAGGATTAGTGCTTCAATAAGTACAACTACAAAAGATTATATTATAAATTATCAAGATTTACAGGGTATAGGAATGACAGGGGAGTTGGCTCTTCCTACTCTAATTGCATTATGCTCAATTGCACTTGGAAAACCTGTTATAAGTAATTTGGCGGTGCTTGGAGAAATAAGTATCGGTGGAAGTATTATGAAGGTTACAGAAATTGCAGATAGTCTTCAAGTTGCACTTGATAGTGGAGCAAAGAAAGTTCTTATACCTAGTACATCTTTTGTGGATTTTGGAACAGTTCCTGCAGAACTTATGAGTTCATTTCAAATAATTCCATATCAAAGTGCCGAAGATGCTGTATTTAAAGCTTTGGGGGTGGAGTGATTTTGAATATATTAGTAATAAAACTTGTCATTATAAAATGTTGAAAGGGGTTGACTTAATTTTATGATTTTTACTGAAGAACAATTAAAAGATTATGCTAAGCCACTTAGTGAAACTGAAGAAAATCAATGTAAAAATGCTATAAGAATGGTATCAAATGCATTAAAAGATTTGGGTCTTAGTGAAAATGAAATGGAGACTATATATGGTGCTTCTACAGCATATCAAATTAGAATGAGTGGTGGTCTTAGTGGGTATGATATTAAATTGTTTTTGCAAGGTTCTTATGCAAATAATACAAATGTAAGAGGACATAGCGATGTTGACATTGCAGTAGTACAGGAGGATATATTTCGACCTGCATACAGATTAAATGTATCTGGAGCAGACTATGGATTTACAAATGCAACTCCCAGGATAAAAAGTTTTAAAGATGAAGTTGAAGATATATTAAGAAATCACTTTGGTAAAGATGTTGAAAGAAAAAATAAATCAATAAAAATTAATGGGAATTCATACAGAAAGGATACCGATAGTGTACCATCAATGAGACATAGAGACTATAGGCAAGATTATACATTTGATAAAGAAAACTATATCGGTGGTATTTTAATAAAAGCTGATGATGGCCAAGAAATAATTAATTACCCAGAGCAGCATATAAAAAATGGTGTCGAAAAAAATAATGCTACAAATTATTACTTTAAAAAGATGGTTAGAATTGCTAAAGAACTTAGATACCAAATGAAAGATTTAAGATATCCATATGCCCAAAAAGCAAGTTCTTTTGGTGTAGAATGTCTTTTGTGGAATGTTCCAAATGAATACTTTACCAAATACAGTACCTATCGTTACGCTTTTGATGAGATTGTTGGGTACTTATATGATAATAGATATTCCACTCTTAATTTTATGGAAGTTAATAATATAAAAAAATTATGTGATGATTCACCTGATAGACGAGATATTTACAAAGGGTTTATAGAAGAGTTGAAAGGTTTTTATGAATATGAAATCTAAAATAAATAATTTATTAAAATTATCGGCAATATTTTGTGTAATTATTTTTTTAGTTTTAAAATATTTAAAAGGTTCGGAGACATTGTTAGACAACTGGGAGTTAATTACACAAGCTGCAGGATATAGTGCCATATTAACGTTGGTATATGAAAAATGGATTTGGAGGATAAATCCTTTAATCAAAATACCTAAATTCAAAAAAGAATATGGTGGTTTAATAAAATATGAATATAATGGAATCCAAGGAACTAAAAATATAGATATAAAAATTTCTCAAACATTAACTAATGTATATGTTTCGATAAAAAGTGATGAGATTACAAGTAAAAGTATAACAAGTGAGTTAGTAGAAGAAAATAATAAATATGTGTTATATTATACTTATATCACTCAACCCAAAAGTGAATTTAGTGATGAGAATCCTATCCAATATGGCACCTGTAAAGTGCTTGTTGACGATGTAAAGGAGTTTCATGGAATTTATTGGACAACCAGTAAAACCAAAGGCGACATTTACTTTGTAGAAAATAAAAAAGATAGCCAAGCAATTTTTTATCGCTCGACCTCTTTCCCTAAATAGGTATCATAGTTTTTCTTATACTGATATAGTTTCTTTTGTTCCTGGCGGGACTGATTGAGTTTCTCAATGAGAGACTCTTTTTTTGTATTTAATTTTTCAAGTTCTTCAAATATCTGTTTTGTGGTAGGAAGAGTATTGGAGTTCTGAAAACTTTCGGTAACTGCTTTTTTATAAAGCAAAAGTTGAGCATTATACTCGTTAGTAAAAGCCTTATCCTCGGGATGATTTTTAGCATATTTATAAATTTCTTTATACTGCTCAATGATATATCTGTTTTCCATAGTCTGCTTTTTTTCTTCAATTAGTTTTTCTATCTTCTTGTTTTCTGAAAGAAGATTTTGAATTTCAGAAGCTTTATCCTGGAGTGCTTTTTCTAGTTGCTCTTGTGTTTTAAAACCTTTACTTCTAACCTGGTTGATTGTTTCTGCCATAGTATAAAGATTATGCTTTACTGCCCAATGCTTGTATCCAGGAGAGCCTTTAAATTTCTCGTTAGCATTAATATCAATAACATTATCCAAGGTCTTAAATGGAGATTTAGGACGTTTTCCTCGTATCTGAATTTCCTCTGAAATACGTTCTTTTAATCTTTCCTCAGTATAATCTTCTCCAATTCGCATAGCTCTAGTGAAACGCTTTTGACCCTCTTTTTTCTTGAAAGCGATATGCTTTCCATGTTTAATTTCATATCCATACTGCTCCATAAGATAGAGGAAATCTTCCCAATCCTTAGCTTTCTTAATAGCTCTATCAATATCAAACTGGAGTCTTCCCTTCCATGAAGTGCCTTCCTTTCTCTCCTGATATTCCCTATAGGATTTACCTTTTGTCTTATACTTTTTCTTGTATTTTTCATAGTATTCATCTATGACAACAAGATTATTTTCCTTGCATAGCTTATCACTTTGGTAGCGAATTCTATGGTAACTTCGTTTATTTGATTGATAGCATTTACCTGTTTTCCAGTTTACATTATTAAAGATAATGTGGTTATGAATATGGTTACGATCTACATGGGTTGCTAGAACATATTCATATTCTCCTTTTAAAATTTCTTTAGCAAGGTCAATGCCTATCTCATGAGCCTTCTCAGGGGCTACTTCTCCAGGGACAAAACTTTGTATTAAATGTCTGGCAAGAACTGTTCCCCTAGTATTGTTTACTTCTCTTGTATTCATAAACTGTAGGTGGGCAGTTGCAGGGGAGCAGCCATCAGAATTTATGAGAATTTGCTCGTCAGTTTTGTCGGTACTGGTAATATAATCAATTGCAAGGCTGAGAGTTGATTTGATGGGATGTATCTTTGTAATTGCCATTTTAATCAGCCTTATGCATATATTTTCTTGTCAGGATATTTTGAATTTTAATTATTTCCCTTGAGATATCATCATTCTCTTTTTTAAGATCTTCAATATCTTCTCTATAGATTATGCCTGTACTATTAACTCTTTTTGCAATTTGATTGATGTTATTTGAATTCTTTCCTATAAGAGTTTGTAGCCTTCTAAAGACATTCATATCAATAACAAATATAGGGGCTTCAAGTACACATTTTCTAATAAAATGTCCCATTGATTTTGACTTACTCATTTCAAGTTTTTTCTTAAAAAGTTCCTTTTCTTCATCAGTAACCATTACATGAATATCATTTTTTCTAAGTCTATTTGCCATATAAATCCTCCTTTTCTTTCTTCTTTATAACAGGGTATTAGGGGTGTCCCCTAAATCATTCCGATAGGAACAAGTAGAAAATTGAATAAAAAGAAGCGAACCTAAAAGGGTCCGCTTCATCAATTTTCTCGTAAGTGTGTCTACACTTACTGTGCTTGCTATTAATGTTATTTTAAAAGCAGGCATTAAGCTTAGTATTTGATTTATATATCAATATTACCGCACTATGGAGAAAATGTCAGCGTGAATTATGTAAATTTTCATATTATATTAGCAATGTATGATTTATTTGGTACAATAGTAACTAATAGGTTGAGTTGTACTTTAAGCATGTATCAGGAATGGGGGGATAATTCATGATGGTAAGTCCAGAAACATATATGAGCTTTTTACAGGATAAAAACTATGAAGAACTTATAAAGGAAAGAGATAGCCTGATAGATGAAATAAAAGGATATGAGAAAATATCTGATGACTTTATAGATATGAATCCTTCAAGGGAAATTTTATACAAATATAATCATCTATATTTATCAAAAGTATGTGAGTTATTATCTGAAAAGTTTACTGAAACAGGGTTTAGTAATAGACAAGAAAGCTTTATGGGGGAAGAATGGGTACATATATTAAAAGAATATTTGATAGAAAATAATTTGTTCGAGATATGGACAAATGATAATTTACAGCGACGAAAAATGGGAAAGAAATTTACCTTATCAGATCATATAAAGGGATTAATATATTCTTTACTAAGTAATCAAAGACCCTGGAAAAGCATTGTTGCAAATATGGATAAAATAGAAAATATATTTTATGACTTTGACGTGGATAAAATTAAAACTGAAAATCCTGAGAGATTTATAGATGAAATTCGCAAAATAAAATGTGGTAATCGAAAT is a window of Anaerosalibacter sp. Marseille-P3206 DNA encoding:
- the pglX gene encoding BREX-1 system adenine-specific DNA-methyltransferase PglX is translated as MNKTTIKNFAIWARRELIEKVTKKAKIYGIEKDKEMKEMDTALNGQVLTSDDKKARRILIEKIDKDGFDETIEEVAYTWFNRFIAIRFMEVNGYIPSHIRVFTSENNEFEPQILSEAIHIDLPGLDKSKVLELYNAGNKEEELFNYLFITQCNALNEVLPGMFQKLNDYTELLLPDGLLRDDSVIDVMISEIPEEDWKEQVQIIGWLYQYYNTEPKDEVFKKFGDKNKVNTKEDIPAATQLFTPDWIVRYMVENSLGRLWIEGHPDEELKENWKYYIEDAKQEVEIEEKLQKIKKEYADIKPQDIKCIDPCIGSGHIGCYLFDVLIQIYESCGYKRRDAVKLILENNIYGLDIDERARQLAYFSLMMKARQYDRRFLSRKDIPQPKVYAIEESNFFKTENGKNIIEYFSNGDNDLKKDIDSIIEDMMDAKEYGSIINVNQVNFEALYNRFEDIKKEFTMNLDGVLALEQLLPLVEQAEVLSDKYDVVVTNPPYLKADNIPTKLADYIYKKNTYAKYDLYAAFIYKSYSYLKQNGILGMITMHNFMYAPSFLNMRNEIKHWDWISLLHLGSRAFSEISGEVVQTAAYVISKTNIKRKMKVVDVTKFNDSDLKEKEFLNRNCEIYSFDISKIDIIPGNAFGYDLSDTILDLYKEKLFLGDYGISKAGIVTGKDSYFIKFWHEVNYNDITFNPNYNDISYKYVLFSKGGTFNKWYGNTQNVLKLSDLWDDTKTNKSVRRGDIDVYYKKGIGWSQMGGGVNKSYSQIENAVCKTTTPMLYPNKKYFEYILGYLNSNIPPRVLKSLNPTLSILTSDIMNLPIIYDEQYAEEIKKIVEKSIEISKLLYSQKEENYQFLKNPLLLYGKGRISDSLNKYCEKVYKLEKEMFIYQKRLNEIFSNIFSIKNVQTINFESSIDKKNEIIRFMSYFVGCCMGRYSLDEEGLVFAGGEFDSSKYTSFRAVEDGILPITDQEYFEDDIVELFVEFLKITFGEEHLNENLDFIASELKGKKSDSSRERIRNYFLNDFYKDHCKMYQKLPIYWQYDSGKNDACRGLFYLHRYDKDMFARIRINYVFEVQDRYKQELVRVEDTIAESSGNKKIELQKRADALKKKIIESQQFEEKVQHIADSYIEIDLDDGVKENYKIFKDVLAKIK
- the pglZ gene encoding BREX-1 system phosphatase PglZ type A, with the protein product MDLEEILKDLQKRFKEPYPEFYNRRIIFWMDRDREFEDEIDNLEIPDVKTIKMSENNKFRVKKLLSFDDQESDFLVYCPLIFNEKEDNWINDVMRYSEEFRADLVSIQIDEMNLPDSIAIRKSVKVYKKFFNAKARRELIKKKASRIENPAHLELAIMSEIAGCEMQPGLIIREVLKAGIENDENDIYQEFINYEIDETFWRMVGQGTGYQSEEKSLENLSIHILLTAASRNINKEAFIGLDNFISSPHEAFCFQFVEDWLRNANEKRSIYELVRYVEKEIQLDERLMNLDISHFESNEAFPCVDEIILIKLMTNIKNDIIDPEEISDIYDKRRVVAWYEKFSSYYEGIYNMGKMKDFYNKNQASFHMTSAKEVWKSYTDKFYLMDTYYRKFQRAYQKSLRNSNAKLDDLFKFTVDRAEGIYKHWFLDDLLTNWCNVSGKEFEEYGKISEIKQQVDFYNNNIKNAKTKVYVIISDAMRYEVAKELAIELKQDMQCKIEIDDMSGIFPTITPFGMAALLPNNGLQTEIRNNNLKVLIDGESTDMPNREKVLQKANKDSRVLKYDDLIHMKREERKAQVKGMEVVYIYHDQIDAASHTSDSRVFSACDKAIDEIKNLVRILVHEFSAVNIMITSDHGFLYTYEEFTEDDKVSKEGFKGVVDYGRRYAIMDESANPSFLMPIKFVDEESGLKGFAPKHNIRIKKQGGGINFVHGGISLQEMVVPLIRYRHLRNDNKEYQRNRSKYDVKPVELNILSTGRKISNMIFNLSFYQSEMLSVNREAANFLLYFVDEYGEKVSDEVRIIADKNTDNEQDRVFNVTFNLKAGKYDNKKTYNLVIYEESGQILPKKIEFVIDIPFATGEYDFFS
- the brxL gene encoding protease Lon-related BREX system protein BrxL, producing MEDVSSRTEIKQKLRENFDGKIVAKDLTKKIKEGANVPVYVLEFLLGQYCSSDDEEIIEKGIGTVKKIISDNFVRPDEAQKILSILREKGSFSIIDKVTVKLNIRKNRYEAEFSNLGLSDIPVPEEYPTRYDRLLCGGIWCMIQLDYDYDENEQNKNPISITRLTPIQMPQVDIKELKEGRSKFTKEEWIDVMLRSIGMEPNEFEEREKWLLLTRLIPLVENNFNLCELGPRSTGKSHIYKEISPNSILVSGGQTTVANLFYNMGRKTIGLVGLWDCVAFDEVAGIKFKDNDGIQIMKDYMASGSFARGKEEKAASASMVFVGNINQSVDVLLKTSSLFDPFPEEMAIDTAFLDRMHCYLPGWEIPKFRPEHFTNDYGFITDYLAEFMRELRKDQYGDSLDKYFRLGKNLNQRDTIAVRKMVNGYLKIVYPHGEFTKDDLEEILCLSLEMRRRVKEQLKKIGGMEFYDVNFSYIDLDTFEEKYVGVPEQGADKLIPDGMLNPGQVYTIASGGNGMIGCYRLESQMLPGNGKFDRTGLGTNRESKEASNTAFNYLKANGNRISASISTTTKDYIINYQDLQGIGMTGELALPTLIALCSIALGKPVISNLAVLGEISIGGSIMKVTEIADSLQVALDSGAKKVLIPSTSFVDFGTVPAELMSSFQIIPYQSAEDAVFKALGVE
- a CDS encoding nucleotidyltransferase domain-containing protein, whose translation is MIFTEEQLKDYAKPLSETEENQCKNAIRMVSNALKDLGLSENEMETIYGASTAYQIRMSGGLSGYDIKLFLQGSYANNTNVRGHSDVDIAVVQEDIFRPAYRLNVSGADYGFTNATPRIKSFKDEVEDILRNHFGKDVERKNKSIKINGNSYRKDTDSVPSMRHRDYRQDYTFDKENYIGGILIKADDGQEIINYPEQHIKNGVEKNNATNYYFKKMVRIAKELRYQMKDLRYPYAQKASSFGVECLLWNVPNEYFTKYSTYRYAFDEIVGYLYDNRYSTLNFMEVNNIKKLCDDSPDRRDIYKGFIEELKGFYEYEI
- a CDS encoding Cap15 family cyclic dinucleotide receptor domain-containing protein → MKSKINNLLKLSAIFCVIIFLVLKYLKGSETLLDNWELITQAAGYSAILTLVYEKWIWRINPLIKIPKFKKEYGGLIKYEYNGIQGTKNIDIKISQTLTNVYVSIKSDEITSKSITSELVEENNKYVLYYTYITQPKSEFSDENPIQYGTCKVLVDDVKEFHGIYWTTSKTKGDIYFVENKKDSQAIFYRSTSFPK
- a CDS encoding relaxase/mobilization nuclease domain-containing protein, which gives rise to MAITKIHPIKSTLSLAIDYITSTDKTDEQILINSDGCSPATAHLQFMNTREVNNTRGTVLARHLIQSFVPGEVAPEKAHEIGIDLAKEILKGEYEYVLATHVDRNHIHNHIIFNNVNWKTGKCYQSNKRSYHRIRYQSDKLCKENNLVVIDEYYEKYKKKYKTKGKSYREYQERKEGTSWKGRLQFDIDRAIKKAKDWEDFLYLMEQYGYEIKHGKHIAFKKKEGQKRFTRAMRIGEDYTEERLKERISEEIQIRGKRPKSPFKTLDNVIDINANEKFKGSPGYKHWAVKHNLYTMAETINQVRSKGFKTQEQLEKALQDKASEIQNLLSENKKIEKLIEEKKQTMENRYIIEQYKEIYKYAKNHPEDKAFTNEYNAQLLLYKKAVTESFQNSNTLPTTKQIFEELEKLNTKKESLIEKLNQSRQEQKKLYQYKKNYDTYLGKEVER
- the mobC gene encoding plasmid mobilization protein; translated protein: MANRLRKNDIHVMVTDEEKELFKKKLEMSKSKSMGHFIRKCVLEAPIFVIDMNVFRRLQTLIGKNSNNINQIAKRVNSTGIIYREDIEDLKKENDDISREIIKIQNILTRKYMHKAD